One window of Methanomassiliicoccales archaeon genomic DNA carries:
- a CDS encoding exosome complex RNA-binding protein Csl4: MSDKKKVLPGDEVAVAEEYLPAEGTYEENGIVYSALTGELDMNDSDKTVSVKAENPMVSLAIGDSVFCEITDVRASMAICEVVMVEGRSRNITGDTNGTIHVSKISQDYVQDVGREYRPSDIIRAKVMQVKPSI, from the coding sequence ATGAGTGACAAAAAGAAGGTTTTACCAGGTGACGAGGTGGCAGTGGCCGAGGAGTACCTCCCTGCCGAAGGCACTTATGAAGAGAACGGGATAGTCTACTCCGCCCTGACCGGCGAGCTGGATATGAACGATTCGGATAAGACGGTCAGTGTGAAGGCGGAGAATCCCATGGTCTCTCTGGCGATAGGAGATTCAGTTTTCTGCGAGATCACCGACGTGCGAGCCTCGATGGCGATCTGCGAGGTGGTGATGGTCGAGGGCAGGTCCCGCAACATCACCGGGGACACCAACGGCACCATCCATGTCTCCAAGATATCCCAGGACTACGTGCAGGACGTCGGCCGCGAATACCGACCCAGCGATATCATCCGCGCTAAGGTCATGCAGGTCAAGCCGTCCATT